One window of the Trifolium pratense cultivar HEN17-A07 linkage group LG2, ARS_RC_1.1, whole genome shotgun sequence genome contains the following:
- the LOC123906882 gene encoding uncharacterized protein LOC123906882, with amino-acid sequence MDNLGNMRYSRDYCLAYRLYNPDSFISSSTAKCFTEPTKKSWLALLEDQLESDIRLTEHVKGRLKLLQESGADPEHIARVHSKLQIMLASLETDKAEIELEKKDIAEAQKHATKVSKQQVKRPRQIAKPGKQSTEVPKYMEIINNTEVPMQLVKRPRQIAKSGKQTTEVPKQQEKELRPIINNTEVPMQQNKVLEA; translated from the exons ATGGATAATCTTGGTAACATGAGATATTCTAGGGATTACTGCTTGGCTTACCGCTTGTATAATCCTGACTCGTTTATTTCGTCTAGCACCGCAAAGTGTTTCACTGAGCCTACGAAAAAATCATGG CTTGCCCTTCTGGAAGATCAGCTGGAATCAGACATTCGATTAACTGAACACGTGAAGGGGAGGCTGAAGCTGTTGCAGGAATCTGGTGCTGATCCTGAACATATT GCTAGAGTCCACAGTAAGTTACAGATTATGCTTGCTAGCTTGGAAACTGATAAAGCTGAAATCGAGCTTGAGAAAAAGGACATAGCTGAAGCTCAAAAACATGCAACTAAAGTTTCAAAGCAGCAGGTGAAGAGACCAAGGCAGATAGCTAAACCTGGAAAGCAGTCAACTGAAGTTCCAAAGTATATGGAGATAATAAACAACACTGAAGTTCCAATGCAGCTGGTGAAGAGACCAAGGCAGATAGCTAAATCTGGAAAGCAGACAACTGAAGTTCCAAAGCAGCAGGAGAAGGAACTGAGGCCGATAATAAACAACACTGAAGTTCCAATGCAGCAGAATAAAGTGTTGGAGGCTTAA
- the LOC123906877 gene encoding uncharacterized protein LOC123906877, which translates to MADTMDLSEELRLVLKSFEDTGIPVQAWTTTELARHFITTESFIASVKTITRSNKIVHDNVMSLAIQRGFWAENRKCAPMAMMKFCIFLKSKEGSEFLDCFQKKAELSTRFMDLFNTGYALMLVRQVSELEAARKGRIAEIEADIADHRSKIVLLEKQLEKEIVEVERRYLPASQYVPLDEQELLKRCYDMYVDECTRNEEMMRELDQELIEFIKSKYEKEVRMLYISDFMADEKRKRLLKVWNYERINKTGDVSP; encoded by the coding sequence ATGGCAGATACTATGGACCTCTCTGAAGAACTAAGGCTGGTCCTCAAATCCTTCGAGGACACAGGCATTCCGGTTCAAGCCTGGACAACAACCGAGCTCGCGCGACATTTCATAACCACCGAGAGTTTCATCGCCAGTGTCAAGACAATTACTCGTAGCAACAAGATTGTCCATGACAATGTAATGTCCTTGGCAATTCAACGCGGTTTCTGGGCTGAAAACCGCAAATGTGCTCCCATGGCAATGATGAAGTTCTGTATCTTTCTTAAATCCAAAGAAGGGTCTGAATTCCTTGATTGTTTTCAGAAGAAAGCCGAACTTTCCACACGCTTTATGGATCTCTTTAACACGGGATATGCATTGATGCTTGTGCGTCAAGTATCGGAGTTGGAAGCTGCGAGGAAAGGACGGATAGCAGAGATTGAAGCTGATATTGCTGACCATCGAAGTAAGATTGTGTTGTTGGAGAAACAGCTGGAGAAGGAGATAGTCGAGGTTGAGAGACGATATCTCCCTGCTTCTCAGTATGTTCCGTTGGACGAGCAAGAGTTATTGAAGAGATGTTATGACATGTATGTTGATGAGTGTACAAGGAATGAGGAGATGATGAGGGAGTTGGATCAGGAGCTGATTGAGTTTATTAAGTCTAAGTATGAGAAAGAGGTGCGTATGCTGTATATCAGTGATTTCATGGCGGACGAGAAAAGGAAACGTTTGTTGAAAGTTTGGAATTATGAGAGGATTAACAAAACAGGTGATGTCTCACCTTAG
- the LOC123906876 gene encoding protein KINESIN LIGHT CHAIN-RELATED 1-like, whose translation MVKFSGYMQLGDTYSMSGQLDRSILCYESGLKIQMDILGKSDPRVAETCRYLAEAHVQAMQFDDAEHFCKKTLEIHREHCSPASLTEAADRRLMALICEAKGDYEPALEHLVLASMSMIANGQDTEIAAIDVSIGDIYTSLCRFDEAVFAYQKALTVFKSTKGEHHSSVALVYIRLADLYYKTGKLRESISYCENALRIYSKPVSGITAGEIASGLTEISAIYEALNEPEEALKLLQKAVKLLEGIPGQYRTVAGIEAQMRVMFYMVGRHVDAWKSFDNAVTKLRGGGERKSAFFGFVLNQMGLACVQLYKIEEAATHFEEAREILERECGTYHLDTLGVYSNLAATYDALGRVEDAIQILEYILKMREEKLGTANPDVDDEKKRLFELLKEAGRVRSRRGKSLEKLIDSNTLKMKKESRRRWGAFGLRT comes from the exons ATGGTGAAATTTTCTGGGTATATGCAACTTGGTGATACTTATTCCATGAGTGGACAATTGGATAGATCCATTTTGTGTTATGAGTCGGGTTTGAAGATCCAAATGGATATTTTGGGTAAGTCTGACCCGAGAGTTGCAGAAACTTGCAG ATACTTAGCTGAAGCCCATGTTCAAGCCATGCAATTCGACGACGCAGAGCACTTCTGCAAGAAAACACTTGAAATTCATCGGGAGCATTGCTCACCCGCTTCCCTTACAGAAGCAGCAGACCGGCGTCTCATGGCTCTTATATGCGAAGCAAAGGGAGATTATGAACCAGCACTCGAGCACCTTGTCCTAGCCAGCATGTCAATGATTGCTAACGGACAAGATACTGAGATTGCAGCTATTGATGTTAGCATTGGAGATATTTACACGTCGCTTTGTCGTTTTGACGAAGCTGTTTTTGCCTATCAGAAAGCATTGACAGTGTTCAAATCTACGAAGGGTGAACATCACAGTTCTGTGGCTTTAGTGTACATTCGACTAGCTGATCTTTACTACAAGACAGGAAAATTAAGAGAGTCGATATCCTATTGCGAAAACGCATTAAGGATATACAGTAAACCTGTGTCTGGAATAACTGCCGGAGAGATTGCAAGTGGTTTAACTGAAATCTCTGCTATCTATGAAGCTCTAAACGAGCCCGAGGAAGCGCTGAAGCTCTTGCAAAAGGCGGTGAAACTATTGGAAGGTATCCCTGGACAATATAGAACAGTTGCAGGAATAGAAGCTCAGATGCGAGTGATGTTCTACATGGTTGGTCGGCATGTGGATGCTTGGAAATCTTTTGACAATGCTGTCACCAAGCTGAGAGGCGGCGGGGAAAGGAAATCTGCGTTTTTTGGATTTGTGTTGAACCAGATGGGTTTGGCGTGCGTTCAACTGTATAAAATAGAAGAGGCTGCTACACATTTTGAAGAAGCTAGAGAGATCTTGGAGAGGGAGTGTGGAACCTATCATTTGGACACTCTTGGTGTGTATAGCAACCTAGCTGCAACTTACGATGCATTAGGAag aGTTGAAGATGCCATTCAAATATTGGAATATATACTCAAAATGAGAGAAGAAAAGCTTGGAACTGCAAATCCAGATGTTGATGACGAAAAGAAAAGATTGTTTGAGCTTTTGAAAGAAGCAGGAAGAGTTCGAAGTAGAAGGGGAAAATCTCTGGAAAAACTTATAGATTCAAACACCTTAAAGATGAAGAAAGAAAGTAGAAGGAGATGGGGTGCATTTGGTTTAAGAACATAA
- the LOC123906878 gene encoding F-box/kelch-repeat protein At1g57790-like, whose product MTRPVFNIQQQNRPFQFLNRHSIAGFSCAPISTGCIILTVDYISSYVVAISTCSPGANEWTTVNYENRPEFFGSIWNKLVFCNGLFYCLSLTGWLGVFDPVECTWSVLEVHPPKCLVEGFIAKNWSTEHEGNIFLVNVCCGDDPTVFKLDQTQKEWKEVTTLNGVTLFASFMSSHSRTYVTGLMRNSVYFSKVRSYGKRCISFSLDDHRYYPSKQCRDWVEWDAFENIWIEPPKDFAGWN is encoded by the coding sequence ATGACCCGACCCGTTTTCAACATCCAACAACAAAATAGACCGTTCCAATTCCTCAATAGACACTCAATCGCTGGCTTCTCGTGTGCTCCAATATCAACTGGATGTATTATATTAACGGTTGATTATATTAGTTCTTATGTTGTAGCTATTAGCACTTGTTCTCCTGGGGCAAATGAATGGACAACTGTTAATTACGAAAACCGCCCAGAATTTTTCGGGAGCATATGGAATAAGCTTGTCTTTTGTAAtggattattttattgtttgagCCTCACAGGTTGGCTAGGGGTGTTTGATCCAGTTGAATGTACTTGGAGTGTTCTGGAAGTACATCCACCAAAATGCCTAGTGGAGGGTTTTATTGCCAAAAACTGGTCAACAGAGCACGAAGGGAATATATTTCTAGTTAATGTATGTTGCGGTGATGACCCGACTGTATTCAAGTTAGATCAGACGCAAAAGGAATGGAAAGAGGTGACAACGCTAAATGGAGTGACACTTTTTGCTAGTTTTATGTCATCTCATTCTAGGACTTACGTCACTGGATTAATGAGAAACAGTGTCTATTTCTCTAAAGTCCGTTCCTATGGAAAGCGTTGCATATCATTCTCTCTTGATGACCATAGATATTATCCCAGTAAGCAGTGTCGTGACTGGGTAGAATGGGATGCTTTTGAGAACATCTGGATTGAACCACCGAAAGACTTTGCTGGCTggaactaa